One segment of Setaria viridis chromosome 4, Setaria_viridis_v4.0, whole genome shotgun sequence DNA contains the following:
- the LOC117851799 gene encoding uncharacterized protein, which produces MGVELDLSELAVLRPIQTAASSGGAATPRRGNDGPDAADTGCVTPTAMGSLLPRPGAFGVGVALDVVEAVFSTPTSSPCLLRPATVCPPAPRKPARAPAAAAKRKRCCDLPGLSFFPVPQDLSTVFVPRGPAADRSPPPPRGAKKIRRLFVVG; this is translated from the coding sequence ATGGGCGTCGAGCTCGACCTGTCTGAATTGGCCGTGCTCCGGCCGATCCAGACCGCAGCGAGCAGCGGGGGCGCCGCAACGCCTCGGCGGGGAAACGACGGCCCGGACGCCGCCGACACCGGCTGCGTCACGCCGACGGCCATGGGCTCCTTGTTGCCGCGGCCAGGAGCcttcggcgtcggcgtcgccctCGACGTCGTCGAGGCCGTCTTCAGCACGCCGACATCGTCCCCGTGCCTGCTGCGGCCGGCCACGGTGTGCCCTCCGGCGCCGCGGaagccggcgagggcgccggccgccgccgccaagcggAAGCGCTGCTGCGACCTCCCGGGGCTGTCCTTCTTCCCCGTGCCGCAGGACCTCTCCACGGTGTTCGTGCCGCGCGGCCCCGCCGCGGacaggtcgccgccgccgccccggggTGCCAAGAAGATCCGCCGCCTGTTCGTCGTGGGGtga